From Heteronotia binoei isolate CCM8104 ecotype False Entrance Well chromosome 3, APGP_CSIRO_Hbin_v1, whole genome shotgun sequence, a single genomic window includes:
- the CCDC122 gene encoding coiled-coil domain-containing protein 122 — translation MADPSSSSLAEVVKQVAQQQHSQATEAEKGKAVLGRLQTQLQDFETQISWFLTETKAVKRQTFHQEEAITATSNHCEALQTQVATLYAENLRLKFETETLEEEFKTMLLRNEAYSENIRAHKCRFGEAESKWPLMVDVANKRATVKDLIARKEELMSALQNLEGNATNSVQDEIARLESEINVLKEAVSQKQNILQDEKNVQTRLRKEIEVENKRCGAILKRLHCQVNKLQASHRQARWDVQQMESRAAELRTLLE, via the exons atggctgacccaagttccTCGTCCTTAGCTGAGGTGGTGAAACAAGTCGCCCAGCAACAGCACAGCCAGGCAAcggaggcagagaaaggcaaggCCGTGCTTGGACGGCTGCAG ACTCAGCTCCAGGACTTTGAGACCCAAATCAGTTGGTTCCTAACAGAAACGAAGGCAGTAAAAAGGCAGACTTTTCATCAAGAAGAAGCCATAACAGCCACAAGCAATCACTGTGAAGCTCTGCAAACGCAGGTTGCAACTTTGTATGCTGAGAACTTGAGGCTGAAGTTTGAGACAGAAACATTGGAAGAAGAGTTTAAAACGATGCTGCTAAGAAACGAGGCCTACAGTGAGAACATCAGAGCTCACAAATGCCGGTTTGGGGAAGCAGAAAGCAAATGGCCACTTATGGTTGATGTTGCTAACAAAAGAGCCACTGTCAAAGACCTGATTGCTAGGAAGGAGGAATTAATGTCTGCTCTTCAGAATCTCGAAGGAAATGCTACTAACTCAGTCCAG GATGAAATTGCACGTTTAGAAAGTGAAATTAATGTATTGAAAGAAGCTGTCAGTCAAAAGCAAAATATACTCCAAGATGAAAAAAATGTTCAAACTCGCCTACGAAAGGAAATTGAG GTGGAGAATAAAAGGTGTGGCGCTATCCTGAAACGTTTGCATTGCCAAGTGAATAAATTGCAGGCCAGCCACAGGCAGGCCCGTTGGGATGTCCAGCAAATGGAGAGCAGAGCGGCAGAACTAAGAACACTCTTGGAGTGA